The Euphorbia lathyris chromosome 2, ddEupLath1.1, whole genome shotgun sequence genome includes a window with the following:
- the LOC136216905 gene encoding voltage-dependent chloride channel 1, chloroplastic produces MSPPATPFDSPSPKISLSSNFIPKFVLKSHQTSFPPKPHKAAHSFKAICCFPSIPPEPPKTLKSLFYTIPDWADRVQERGMRQKRSLYNHENWVEHRSSLRHIRHLLSSLQSRVILSLIPPVIAFTCVAVIIATYNSAVELHFLPGFLPILRTSSLPYQLTAPALALLLVFRTEASYSRFEEGKKAWTKLISGTNDFARQVIASVDSSTDSVLKNALLQYIIAFPVALKCHVTYGSDINQDLRHLLEVDDLALVLNSRHRPRCIIEFISQSLQLLNLDESKKNLLESKVSCLHEGIGVCEQLIGVPIPLSYTRLTSRFLVLWHLTLPIILWEDCHWIVVPATFISAASLFCIEEVGVLIEEPFPMLALDELCSVLQSNIQEAIAAEKVIRSRLIAKKKRYSCEHTTNGWPKS; encoded by the exons ATGTCACCGCCGGCAACCCCCTTCGACTCTCCATCCCCCaaaatttctctttcttctAATTTCATTCCCAAATTTGTTCTCAAATCACATCAAACTTCCTTTCCCCCCAAACCCCACAAGGCTGCGCACTCCTTCAAAGCCATATGTTGTTTTCCTTCAATCCCGCCGGAGCCCCCTAAAACCCTAAAATCCCTTTTCTACACTATTCCTGACTGGGCTGACCGCGTGCAAGAGCGCGGAATGCGACAAAAACGCTCTCTTTACAACCACGAGAATTGGGTCGAACACAGAAGTTCCCTTCGCCATATTCGCCACTTACTTTCAAGTCTTCAATCGCGAGTCATTTTGTCTTTAATTCCTCCGGTTATTGCCTTCACTTGTGTGGCTGTGATTATTGCTACCTATAATTCTGCTGTGGAATTGCATTTCTTGCCCGGATTTCTCCCAATTTTGAGGACTTCTTCTCTGCCCTATCAGTTGACGGCTCCGGCATTGGCTCTGTTGCTGGTTTTCAGGACGGAGGCGTCTTATTCTAGGTTTGAAGAGGGGAAAAAAGCTTGGACTAAGTTGATTTCGGGTACTAATGATTTCGCCCGACAGGTGATTGCCAGTGTCGACAGCTCCACCGATTCCGTCCTTAAAAACGCTCTTTTACAGTATATTATAGCCTTCCCGGTTGCACTTAAG TGCCATGTAACTTATGGTTCAGATATTAACCAAGACCTCCGGCATCTGCTTGAAGTAGATGATCTAGCATTGGTACTCAATTCTAGGCACCGGCCTCGCTGCATTATTGAGTTTATCTCCCAAAGCCTTCAATTGCTCAACTTAGATGAATCAAAGAAAAACCTGCTG GAGTCAAAGGTGTCATGTTTGCACGAAGGAATTGGTGTTTGTGAACAACTGATTGGAGTGCCCATACCACTTTCATACACTCGTTTGACGTCGAGATTTCTGGTCCTTTGGCATCTCACTCTTCCTATAATCCTTTGGGAGGATTGCCACTGGATTGTAGTCCCTGCAACTTTCATCAGTGCTGCTTCCTTGTTCTGCATAGAAGAA GTTGGTGTCCTGATCGAAGAACCATTTCCGATGTTAGCCCTTGATGAACTTTGCAGTGTATTACAGAGCAACATTCAGGAAGCAATTGCAGCAGAGAAAGTCATCCGGAGTCGACTCATTGCCAAGAAAAAGAGGTATAGCTGCGAGCATACAACAAATGGTTGGCCCAAATCATAG
- the LOC136216904 gene encoding riboflavin biosynthesis protein PYRD, chloroplastic isoform X2, producing the protein MVNSLAIEKDGSDEGKDDAFYIRRCVELAKKAIGCTSPNPMVGCVIVKDGKIVGEGFHPKAGQPHAEVFALRNAGDLAENATGYVSLEPCNHYGRTPPCTEALIKAKVKKVVIGMVDPNPIVSSSGLDRLKDAGIDVTVRVEEELCKRLNEAYIHQMLTGKPFVTLRYSLSINGQFLDQLGQGVSDRGGYYSKLLQEYDAIITSASEFNLSIPTSQEAGANQPLRIVIATSPSPIRIPSLPEDATSKMIIFTDKDTTIEPETARKGIETVISDQINLNEILEYCKRRGLCSVLLDLRGNIDELQGLVNNAFEQNMLQKILVEVLPLWDESSSKSSFAALKSIGKRLEVKNLQPVISASESIILEGYL; encoded by the exons ATGGTTAATTCTTTAGCAATTGAAAAAGATGGCAGTGATGAAGGTAAAGATGATGCCTTTTATATCAGAAGGTGTGTAGAGCTGGCAAAGAAGGCAATTGGATGTACGAGTCCTAATCCTATGGTTGGCTGCGTCATTGTCAAGGATGGAAAAATTGTTGGTGAAGGATTTCACCCTAAAGCTGGTCAGCCTCACGCAGAG GTATTTGCCCTTAGAAATGCTGGAGATTTGGCTGAGAATGCGACAGGTTATGTGAGCTTAGAGCCATGTAACCACTATGGGAGAACTCCACCGTGCACTGAGGCTCTCATTAAAGCCAAAGTTAAGAAGGTGGTGATTGGAATGGTTGACCCAAACCCAATTGTGTCGTCGAGTGGGTTGGACAGACTCAAAGATGCGGGAATTGATGTAACTGTGCGTGTAGAAGAAGAATTATGCAAGAGGCTCAATGAGGCTTATATCCATCAAATGCTGACAGGGAAGCCTTTTGTTACACTCAG ATACTCTCTCTCAATCAATGGCCAGTTTCTTGACCAACTCGGGCAAGGAGTCTCAGATCGAGGCGGATACTACTCAAAATTGTTACAAGAATATGATGCCATTATAACCTCAGCTTCTGAATTCAATTTATCCATTCCTACATCACAAGAGGCTGGTGCAAATCAACCCCTTCGTATCGTAATAGCAACCTCGCCTTCTCCAATCCGAATTCCCTCTCTGCCCGAAGATGCAACTTCGAAGATGATAATATTCACAGATAAAGATACAACTATTGAACCAGAAACAGCTCGGAAAGGAATTGAGACTGTCATTTCGGATCAGATAAATTTGAATGAAATTTTGGAATATTGTAAGCGGCGGGGACTATGCAGCGTTTTACTGGACTTGCGGGGAAATATTGACGAGCTTCAAGGGCTTGTCAATAATGCTTTTGAGCAGAATATGTTGCAAAAAATTCTTGTGGAAGTGTTGCCATTGTGGGATGAAAGCAGCAGCAAGAGTTCTTTTGCTGCTTTGAAGAGTATTGGGAAAAGACTAGAGGTGAAAAATCTACAGCCTGTGATCTCTGCATCTGAGAGCATTATCCTGGAGGGTTATCTTTAG
- the LOC136216904 gene encoding riboflavin biosynthesis protein PYRD, chloroplastic isoform X1, with product MQLQMLSLPNHTLTTTLSFPHSSHINSSVSPAHHHSVSVHRFNFKSGFCNSVKRVSSKRRYSGSVMVNSLAIEKDGSDEGKDDAFYIRRCVELAKKAIGCTSPNPMVGCVIVKDGKIVGEGFHPKAGQPHAEVFALRNAGDLAENATGYVSLEPCNHYGRTPPCTEALIKAKVKKVVIGMVDPNPIVSSSGLDRLKDAGIDVTVRVEEELCKRLNEAYIHQMLTGKPFVTLRYSLSINGQFLDQLGQGVSDRGGYYSKLLQEYDAIITSASEFNLSIPTSQEAGANQPLRIVIATSPSPIRIPSLPEDATSKMIIFTDKDTTIEPETARKGIETVISDQINLNEILEYCKRRGLCSVLLDLRGNIDELQGLVNNAFEQNMLQKILVEVLPLWDESSSKSSFAALKSIGKRLEVKNLQPVISASESIILEGYL from the exons ATGCAACTTCAAATGCTCTCACTCCCAAACCACACTCTCACAACAACGCTCAGTTTCCCACATTCTTCTCACATAAATTCATCTGTTTCACCAGCGCACCACCACTCTGTTTCTGTGCacagatttaatttcaaatctGGGTTTTGCAATTCAGTCAAAAGGGTTTCCAGTAAGAGAAGATATTCCGGATCGGTTATGGTTAATTCTTTAGCAATTGAAAAAGATGGCAGTGATGAAGGTAAAGATGATGCCTTTTATATCAGAAGGTGTGTAGAGCTGGCAAAGAAGGCAATTGGATGTACGAGTCCTAATCCTATGGTTGGCTGCGTCATTGTCAAGGATGGAAAAATTGTTGGTGAAGGATTTCACCCTAAAGCTGGTCAGCCTCACGCAGAG GTATTTGCCCTTAGAAATGCTGGAGATTTGGCTGAGAATGCGACAGGTTATGTGAGCTTAGAGCCATGTAACCACTATGGGAGAACTCCACCGTGCACTGAGGCTCTCATTAAAGCCAAAGTTAAGAAGGTGGTGATTGGAATGGTTGACCCAAACCCAATTGTGTCGTCGAGTGGGTTGGACAGACTCAAAGATGCGGGAATTGATGTAACTGTGCGTGTAGAAGAAGAATTATGCAAGAGGCTCAATGAGGCTTATATCCATCAAATGCTGACAGGGAAGCCTTTTGTTACACTCAG ATACTCTCTCTCAATCAATGGCCAGTTTCTTGACCAACTCGGGCAAGGAGTCTCAGATCGAGGCGGATACTACTCAAAATTGTTACAAGAATATGATGCCATTATAACCTCAGCTTCTGAATTCAATTTATCCATTCCTACATCACAAGAGGCTGGTGCAAATCAACCCCTTCGTATCGTAATAGCAACCTCGCCTTCTCCAATCCGAATTCCCTCTCTGCCCGAAGATGCAACTTCGAAGATGATAATATTCACAGATAAAGATACAACTATTGAACCAGAAACAGCTCGGAAAGGAATTGAGACTGTCATTTCGGATCAGATAAATTTGAATGAAATTTTGGAATATTGTAAGCGGCGGGGACTATGCAGCGTTTTACTGGACTTGCGGGGAAATATTGACGAGCTTCAAGGGCTTGTCAATAATGCTTTTGAGCAGAATATGTTGCAAAAAATTCTTGTGGAAGTGTTGCCATTGTGGGATGAAAGCAGCAGCAAGAGTTCTTTTGCTGCTTTGAAGAGTATTGGGAAAAGACTAGAGGTGAAAAATCTACAGCCTGTGATCTCTGCATCTGAGAGCATTATCCTGGAGGGTTATCTTTAG